In the Aristaeella hokkaidonensis genome, AAGCCTGCGGTGTTACGGTTCGTACCGTTCAGTTCTATGATCAGAAGGGAATCCTGATTCCCAGCGCGTTAACCGAGGGCGGGCGCAGACTGTATTCGGAAGATGACCTGAAAAGGATGAAGATCATCTGTTTCCTGCGGGATACGGGACTGTCCCTGGATACCATCGGAAAGCTGCTGGAGGAAGAAGATCCGGGCAGCGTGATTTCCATTTTCCTGGAGCAGCAGGAACAGGTGCTGCGGGAGGAAATCGGTGAGCGCCAGGAGCAGATGAACCGGCTGGAAGAACTGAAAAAGGAAATCAAAAATACTGCAACATTCTCCATTGATTCAATCGGTGACATAGCGACCATTATGGAAAACAAGAAGAGACTGAGCGCAGTACACAGGAATATGCTCCTGACCGGACTGCCTGTATCCATCCTGCAATGGGCAGCTATTCTGCTGTGGATTTTCAAGGGCATCTGGTGGCTGTTCCCTGTATGGGCTATTGTGGCAATTATATACGGTGTTACGATCAGCAGGTACTATTACCGGAGCGTAGCATATATCTGCCCGCAGTGCCATGAGGTGTTCAAGCCGGCCTTTAAAGAGATGTTCTGGGCCAGGCATACGCCGAAGACAAGGAAACTGACCTGTGTGAAGTGCGGACACCACGGCTACTGTGTGGAAACATGGGCCGGGACTGCCAAATGAAGAAGAGCCTGACACGGGTCAGGAACAGGCATTCGTGCCGCTGAAAAGATTGAGGAGAATAAACATATGAATAATATAACTGAATACCTTCCGTTTCTGATCCCTTTAATTGTTGTACAGTTTTTGCTGCTAGGCTACGCGCTGTATCACATCCTGACACATCATCATTACAAGCGCGGAACCAGGCAATTCTGGCTGATCATCTGCATTGCGCTGATGGGATTCGTCGGGCCGATTCTCTATTTTGCCTTCGGCCGGGAGGAAGCATAATGGAGATGCTGCAGATCACCGGACTGCATAAACGGTTCGGTGATAAAGAGGTGCTGAAAGGGCTGAACCTGACGGTTCCGGAACACAGCATATTCGGCTTTATCGGCAGGAACGGCGCCGGTAAAACAACGACAATGAAAACGATCCTGGGACTGCTGAAAGCGGACGCGGGAGAAATCCTGGTGAACGGGGAAAAGGCGGTCTACGGGCAGACAGCTACGAACCGGTATATCGGCTATCTGCCGGACGTGCCGGAATTCTATTCCTTTATGACTGCGCGGGAATATCTTGGATTCTGCGGCGAGATCACCGGGATGACGAAAAAAGTGTACAGGGAACGCAGTGAGGAACTGCTGGAACTGGTGGGCCTGAACGGAGAAAAGCACCGCATCAAAGGCTATTCCAGGGGCATGAAACAGCGGCTGGGCATTGCCCAGGCGCTGCTGAACCGGCCGAAACTGCTGATCTGCGATGAACCGACTTCCGCCCTTGACCCGGTGGGAAGGAAGGAAATCCTGGATCTGCTCCTGGCGGTCAGGGAACAGACGACGGTGCTGTTTTCCACCCATATCCTCTCGGATGTGGAGCGGATCTGTACCGATATTGCCCTGCTTCATGAGGGCAAGGTGGATATCCAGGGGAAACTGTCGGAGATCCGGACCCAATACCGGCGCGATGAATACCTGGTGGAAACAGACAATGAGGAGGGAATGCATGCCCTGCAGAAGGCGTTTCCGGATATCCGCCAGACCGGACAGAACCAGCTGGTTTTCAGTGAAAAGGATTATGCTCCTGGAGAAGTATTCCGTTTTGTGGCGGATCGGGCTGTTCCTGTTGTGAAGATTGAACGGGTGGAACCGACGCTGGAATCCCTGTTTGTGGAGGTGGTGGAGAAATGAAATCTTTACTTGCCTTTATCCACAAGGAAATGCTGGAACAGCGGCGCTCCGGGAAGCTGATTATCCTTGGCATCCTGTTCATTGTGCTTGGTATTATGAGTCCGGCTATCGCAAAGCTGACGCCGTGGCTGATGGAAATGATGGCGGACTCCCTGGCCGGAAGCGGCCTGGTTTTCACCTCTGTGTCCGTAAACGCCATGGATTCCTGGGTGCAGTTTTTCAAGAATATGCCGATCGGGTTAATCGCTTTTGTCCTGATTGAAAGCAGCATCTTTACCCGGGAATACCAGACGGGAACCCTGCTGCTGTCCCTGACAAAAGGACTGGAACGCCATAAGGTTGTTGCTGCCAAAGCGGTTGTACTGGTTTTCCTGTGGACAATCTGCTACTGGCTGTGTGCCGGAATCACCTGCGGATATACCGCGTTTTTCTGGGACAACGCCATTATGCAGCACCTGCTGTTCTCCATGACCTGCTGGTGGGTGTTCGGGCTGTTTGCTGTCGCGCTGATGGTTTTGTTCTCCACTATGGCAGGGTCAAATACAGGCGTACTGGCCGGAACAGGCAGCGTGGTGCTTGGCTGCTACCTGCTCAGCTTCTATTCCGGGCTGAAAAAGATTATGCCGACGATGCTGATGGACGGGACATCCATGATATACGGCATGGCGGAGCCAAAGGCTTATACAGTGCCGCTGGTCATCGCAGCAGCGATGATACCGGTGTGTATTGCAGTCAGCGTTTCCGTTTTTAACAGAAAACAATTGTAATCCTTGTATTTGAAACGGATCCGGTTCGTCAGTGAGCCGGATTTGTCTTTTTGTGTCAGTGTGGAACAGAACGGCATTATTCCAAGCAAAATATCATCTTCTTTTAATCTGTTTCCCTTTTACGTTCTCCTCTGCGGATATACCATGAAGGTACTCATATCGCAGAGGAGGGATTTGCTGTAATGAATTATGAGATTATGGAATATGCGCGCCTGACGCTTACACAGAAAAGCCAGGCTGTGGATCTGTTTATGGAAGGCTTCGGTCACATGATGACTTTTTCCAAGGACGAAAAACTGAAAAAAGAACTGATGCTGGAAATCTTTCACCCGAACCTGTTCAGGTGTTATGTGGAAAACGGAAAGGTGCTGGGCCTGCTGGGAATTGCCACACACGAAATACGACCAATCGATTTCCGCCTGGATACCTGCGTGCGGCTTTTCGGGAGAATGAAGGGCGCCATTATCAGCAAACAGATGAACGCCATTTTTCAAAAACCGGTGGTGAGTTTCCAGGATGAGTTGTATATTGACGTGCTTGTGACGGGGAGCGAGGCAAGGCGGAAAGGCGTTGCGTCTGCCCTGCTGAATGATGTATTCAAACAAAAGAAATACTCCGTATGTTATCTGCATGTGTTTTCCAACAACCAGCCGGCCATCAGCCTGTATGAGAAGCATGGCTTTACGGTTGACAGAAATGAGAAAACGTCCCTGATGCGCTTCCTGGGATCCGGATATCCCATCCGGATGAAGAAAACGCTGATATAAAAAGGCGGATTCCATCATTTTTTACTTCCTGATCCTGAAAAATCATGATATACTGATGCAAATTTTTTTCGGAACGATATATCAATGAACGGGGGAACACCGATGGATTATCAAACAGAGCAGCTGATTCTTCATCCTGTAACAGAAGCAGATTTGCCGGAAGTTGCCCGGACCTGGCCGTCTGATCATCGCCCTGTTTCTGAAGCGGAGGCACGGGGCGCGATTGACTATATGCGTGATAACTACGCGAAAAACACCAGGGGCTGCATCTATCATCTGTGCCTTGCTGTCTGCGGGAAAGATCATCCCGGAACCATTATGGGGTGGTGCGGACTGGATGGCCGGGCAAGCCATACGGAACCGGAGATCTTCATTCTGCTGGATGAGGAATACCGTGGCAAAGGATATGGAACACAGTGTGTGAAGGAATTGCTGAGGATCGCGGCGGAAGATTTCTGCCTTCAGAGCGTTCACGGAGGCTGTGATAAAGACAATACTGCGTCAAAACGGGCCATGGAAAAAGGCGGCATGGTACAGTACGGAACGGAAGAGGGTGGGGATCCGCTGTTCCGGTTTAATGCATAACAATAAAGACACAAGGAGCAGACAGGTATGCAGAAAAAGCTGATCCTTATCAGCGGTTCACCCTGCGTCGGAAAGACGGTTGTCGGAGACCGCCTGTTCGAAAGCTACGACAACAGTGCCTATCTGGACGGAGACTGGTGCTGGTGTGTTCATCCGTTCTCCGTGACAGACAGGCGGCTGCGCAACGGGGATAAAAGCATGTCCTTTATCCTGTCAAACTACCTGGATTCGGATTTTGAATATGTGTTTTTCACCTCTGTTGTGCTGACGGATCCTGGGATCCGCGAGGGAATCCTGAACGGGATTACCGCCAAAGACTACCAGGTGATCGGTTTCACACTCACCTGTTCGGAAGAAACGCTGAAAGAACGGCACGACAAACGGGGCGATAAAGGGGAAACGAATTACTACTGGCTTCACCTGCCGCCCTGCTCCGAAGATATTGTCATAGATACCGATCACAAGCGGATCGGGGATATCGTTAAAGAAATGATGCAGCATATAAACAGATCCTGATCCGGGAATATACCAGAAACTGAAATGATATAAGGGAACGATCATGACAAAACTGTATGAGAAGAATGAAACGGCTTTTGCCGTTATGTGGATTCTGATCTATATCTTTGGCACCTGCCTGGCGGAAGCACTGAGCGAAATGGCCGGGATTTATAAGCTGTTCCCGGCGATATTCCATGCCGGGCTGGCTGCTTTTATCCTGGTATGGGTGAAAAGGAACGGACTGACAGAGAAATACGGGCTTTTCCTTCCCCGATACCGGCTCTCCCAGGCCTGGTTTTTCCTGCCGCTGGTACTGGTTGCCAGCTATAAGGTTGTTTTCAGCCCGGCACTGCGTTACGCGCCTGTGGAATCCATGCTGTTTGTAGTCAGCATGCTGTGTGTGGGTTTCCTGGAGGAGATGATCTTCCGCGGATTCCTGTTCCGGGCAATGGAAAAGAAGAACCTGACGCGGGCTGTGGCTATTTCAGCGGTGACCTTCGGAATCGGCCATATCGTAAACCTGATCAACGGCCAGGATCTGCTTGAAACCTGCGGCCAGATCATTTTTGCTGTGGTGATTGGTTTTACGCTGGTAATTCTGTTTCACAGAGGCGGAAGCCTGGTTCCCTGCATCGTGTTTCACAGCGTGTTTAATGCTTTTTCCGTGATTTCAAACGAGGAGGCGCAGATGCAGGCCTTTGGCGGACCTGTGGCCGCGACAGCAATCCTGGTCGGAGCCAGCGCCGTACTGCTGGGCGTGTATACCCTATGGAACCGGAAGCACCTGAAAGGATGAACATAACCATGCGGTTTTCACAATGGGTATATGAAAGACCGGATTACACAGCGCTGAAAAACCGTCTGAACGGGCTGAAAACACGTATCCGGGACGCGGCATCCTATGAAGAACTGCGTGAAGCGTGGCTTGCTGTGAAAGCAGAATGCGAATACATGGAATTCCAGGAAGAGATTGCATATGTCCGGCATTTGTGTGGAATGGATTATGAAAACAGCACAGAAGAAGTAAAAATTCAGAATATGGAAGACCCGGAAGTTTATGCTCTCCGCGATGAATGTAATCTGCTGGCAAAGCATTCATGCTTCGCATCCAGACTGGAGAACGAGTTTGGAAGCATGATCTTTGCGCAGATAAAAGAGAAAACGACTGTGAATGAGGCAGACAGCCTGAAACTGCAGACGGAGGAGTCCCGGCTGAAAACGGAATACAGACGGCTGATGAGAAACAGTAACAGGGACGACAATGAGTTGTTTGAAGTGTTTAGCCGGTTGATCGAAATCCGTCGCGATCTTGCGGCATCTCTTGGATATAAAGATTATACAGAACTGGGATACCGGCTGAGAAACCGGTATGATTACGGACGGGATGAACTGTCCGTTTTCAGGAAACAGGTACAAAAAACTGTCACGCCGGTCCTGGATGACCTGAAAAGACGCGGGGTTGAGAAGACCCGGTTTCCCGCTGCTGCGCGAGGAAGCGGAGAACTGATTGCCGCGATCAGCAGGATGTTTCACGAACTGTCCGAAGAAACCGGGAACTTCGTTGAAGAAATGATTCAAAAGGAACTATATGATCTGGACAGCCGGGAAAACAAACGGTCGATTCTCTGGACCTGCTGTATGTTTCCAGGCAAGAAGCTGCCTTTTGTTATCGGCAATTATTCCGGAGACGGTATGGAAACGGGATATGCGGTGCATGAGTTCGGACATGGCTTTGCATTTTATACAGCGGCACGGACACAGCCCCTGTACGAGTATCATCGATCCTCCCCCGCAGTGAATGAGATCCATTCCAAGACAATGGAGCTCTTTATGTATCCGTATCTGGAATCGTTTGTGGGCGACAGGAAAAAAGAGTATATCCGAAACCATATGCTTCAGCAGATGGAGAACCTGGTGTATCGCTGCGCAATTGACGAATTTGAGCACAGGATGTATGATCTTCCCCGCAGAACAAGGACGGTATTATGCGAACTATGGGCAGATATTTCGCAGAAATACATGCCCTGGATCAGGTTCAGCCAGGATGATCTGAGCGAAGGAAAATGCTGGCCTCATCAGACACACATCGTTGAAGTACCCTTTTACTACATCGAATACGATATAGCCCAGATCAGCACCTGGGAGTTCTATATGGGGATGCGGAACGACCGGACCAGGACGCTGGAAAACTATATGAAGCTGTGCAGGGCAGGGGGAAGCAAATCCTTCCGGGAACTGCTGGCAATTGCTGGACTTTCTGATCCTTTTGCAGAGGGAACAGTGGAGAGAATCTGCGGACCGGTTGCGGAGGAGCTGCAGGGTATTCTTTGAGACAGGAAAACTGTCCGGGAAGCCGCTGAACCCGGGAAAAACACAATAACAGATTATTAAGGAGAAAAACAGAATGAGTCCTTTGGAGAAAATGGATGACTTTTTTGCCGTACGTGTTGACGGCTATGATGAACATATGATGAGCAACGTCGAAAGGGCATCGGATTTCTACGCCTATACCGCTTCACTGCTGCCGAAGGCAGCAGGAAGCAAGGTGCTTGATCTCGGGTGCGGTACCGGCCTTGAACTGGAAGAATACTTTGGACTCAATCCCGATGCGAAAGTCACGGGTATTGATCTGTCTGAAGCGATGCTGAACGCGCTGAAGGCCAAGTTTCCGGAGAAGGACCTGACCCTTGTGCAGGCTTCCTATTTTGACGTACCGCTTGGCGAGAATGTATATGACGCCGCGGTGTCCGTGGAATCCCTGCATCATTTTAAGGATGAAATGAAAGAATCGCTGTACAGGAAGCTTCGCACTGCGCTGAAAACGGGCGGAACGTTTGTGCTGACGGACTGCTTCGCAGAATCGGATGAACTGGAAAAAGAGTATTTTGAGACGCTGGCGAAACTGAAAAAAGAACAGGGACTTTCAGAAGATGAGTTCTATCATTTCGATACGCCCCTTACGGTTGAACATGAGATGGACGTTCTGCGCCGGGCCGGTTTCCGGGATGTACGGATCGATAAAAGGTGGAGTGAGAAAACCTGTACGGTTCTCGCAACCGTGTAAAGAAGAGGTCCCGAATGTCTGACAGAGGAATGCGTATGGACCGGAATGAGCTTGTGCTGGTAAGCCCCTCGAAAGATATGGAGCATGAAATACTCCAATACAAAGAGGAGCACTTTGCCTTTGGCGACAGGCAGGTTCATGGCAGCGGCGGCCTGGCGTTTGACGACAGTTTTGATGAATGGCTGAACCGGATCCGGTTCATCAGGGAGAAAAGTCCGGAGAATATTGCACTGACTAGTACGTTTTTCTCCAGACGCGTTTCTGACGGGAAACTGATCGGATGCGTCAAGATTCATCATACCCTGACAGAAGAGCTGGAAAGCGGCGGACATATCGCCTATGGTATCAGGCCTTCCGAACGCGGAAAAGGATACGGAACACAGCAGCTGGAGCTTTGCCTGGAATACGCAGGACAGCTGAAGCTGAAACGGGTGATCATCGCCTGTGACAAGGATAATACAGCTTCCGCGAAGACTGCCATGAGCTGCGGAGGGAAACTGGTGAAAGAATTCGAAGAGGACGGCATCCTCAAACAGCATTACCTGATTGAACTGTAAACATGAAGAAAGGGACCGGTTAATCCGGTCCCTGTTTTATTGATTCTGTTTTCGATTCAGCAGGACAACCGCTGCGAGAATCAGGAGGATGCCCAGGCCCGAAAGCAGGGTTAACGGCTCAGCAAAAACCAGAATTCCGATCAGCGTTGCCACCATAGGCTCAATGGTAGCCAGGATGCCGGCCCGGCTGGCCTCCACAGTCCGAAGTCCAAGCGTGTAGGACAGGAAGGGAATGACAGCGGTTACCAGCGCGGTGAGACAGCAGAAAAAGAGCAGGAACGGCAGATCAGCCGCGGCGGTGAACTTTGAGATCATATCGGCCGGACCGCAAACCAGCCAGGAGCCGGCGGCAGCGAAAAGGAAGGTGTAGGTTGTGACGGTATAGGGTGAATACCGGCGGAGGGCAATAGTGCCCAGGATACTGTAAAGGCCGTAACCAATGCCGGAACCCAGACCGATCAGCAGGCCGATCAGCGTAATCCCTTCTCCGGAGATTCCGGAAACCAGGACGCATCCGGCAAAGGCCAGAGCCAGGGCGATGAGCTTGATACGGTTCAGCTTTTCACGGAAGAAAAG is a window encoding:
- a CDS encoding ABC transporter permease subunit; the protein is MKSLLAFIHKEMLEQRRSGKLIILGILFIVLGIMSPAIAKLTPWLMEMMADSLAGSGLVFTSVSVNAMDSWVQFFKNMPIGLIAFVLIESSIFTREYQTGTLLLSLTKGLERHKVVAAKAVVLVFLWTICYWLCAGITCGYTAFFWDNAIMQHLLFSMTCWWVFGLFAVALMVLFSTMAGSNTGVLAGTGSVVLGCYLLSFYSGLKKIMPTMLMDGTSMIYGMAEPKAYTVPLVIAAAMIPVCIAVSVSVFNRKQL
- a CDS encoding CPBP family intramembrane glutamic endopeptidase, coding for MTKLYEKNETAFAVMWILIYIFGTCLAEALSEMAGIYKLFPAIFHAGLAAFILVWVKRNGLTEKYGLFLPRYRLSQAWFFLPLVLVASYKVVFSPALRYAPVESMLFVVSMLCVGFLEEMIFRGFLFRAMEKKNLTRAVAISAVTFGIGHIVNLINGQDLLETCGQIIFAVVIGFTLVILFHRGGSLVPCIVFHSVFNAFSVISNEEAQMQAFGGPVAATAILVGASAVLLGVYTLWNRKHLKG
- a CDS encoding GNAT family N-acetyltransferase; translation: MSDRGMRMDRNELVLVSPSKDMEHEILQYKEEHFAFGDRQVHGSGGLAFDDSFDEWLNRIRFIREKSPENIALTSTFFSRRVSDGKLIGCVKIHHTLTEELESGGHIAYGIRPSERGKGYGTQQLELCLEYAGQLKLKRVIIACDKDNTASAKTAMSCGGKLVKEFEEDGILKQHYLIEL
- a CDS encoding DMT family transporter produces the protein MEHRRNIGPLLIILAGIFWGSMGIFVRKLGTYGFTSVQIVAIRITLAALVFSIVLFIRDRSGFRITLRDLPLFLGLGFGSILFFTVCYFTAITIMPLSTAAILLYTSPIWIMLMSMLFFREKLNRIKLIALALAFAGCVLVSGISGEGITLIGLLIGLGSGIGYGLYSILGTIALRRYSPYTVTTYTFLFAAAGSWLVCGPADMISKFTAAADLPFLLFFCCLTALVTAVIPFLSYTLGLRTVEASRAGILATIEPMVATLIGILVFAEPLTLLSGLGILLILAAVVLLNRKQNQ
- a CDS encoding GNAT family N-acetyltransferase, producing MDYQTEQLILHPVTEADLPEVARTWPSDHRPVSEAEARGAIDYMRDNYAKNTRGCIYHLCLAVCGKDHPGTIMGWCGLDGRASHTEPEIFILLDEEYRGKGYGTQCVKELLRIAAEDFCLQSVHGGCDKDNTASKRAMEKGGMVQYGTEEGGDPLFRFNA
- a CDS encoding AAA family ATPase translates to MQKKLILISGSPCVGKTVVGDRLFESYDNSAYLDGDWCWCVHPFSVTDRRLRNGDKSMSFILSNYLDSDFEYVFFTSVVLTDPGIREGILNGITAKDYQVIGFTLTCSEETLKERHDKRGDKGETNYYWLHLPPCSEDIVIDTDHKRIGDIVKEMMQHINRS
- a CDS encoding GNAT family N-acetyltransferase, which produces MNYEIMEYARLTLTQKSQAVDLFMEGFGHMMTFSKDEKLKKELMLEIFHPNLFRCYVENGKVLGLLGIATHEIRPIDFRLDTCVRLFGRMKGAIISKQMNAIFQKPVVSFQDELYIDVLVTGSEARRKGVASALLNDVFKQKKYSVCYLHVFSNNQPAISLYEKHGFTVDRNEKTSLMRFLGSGYPIRMKKTLI
- a CDS encoding class I SAM-dependent methyltransferase, whose protein sequence is MSPLEKMDDFFAVRVDGYDEHMMSNVERASDFYAYTASLLPKAAGSKVLDLGCGTGLELEEYFGLNPDAKVTGIDLSEAMLNALKAKFPEKDLTLVQASYFDVPLGENVYDAAVSVESLHHFKDEMKESLYRKLRTALKTGGTFVLTDCFAESDELEKEYFETLAKLKKEQGLSEDEFYHFDTPLTVEHEMDVLRRAGFRDVRIDKRWSEKTCTVLATV
- a CDS encoding PLDc N-terminal domain-containing protein yields the protein MNNITEYLPFLIPLIVVQFLLLGYALYHILTHHHYKRGTRQFWLIICIALMGFVGPILYFAFGREEA
- a CDS encoding ABC transporter ATP-binding protein, translated to MEMLQITGLHKRFGDKEVLKGLNLTVPEHSIFGFIGRNGAGKTTTMKTILGLLKADAGEILVNGEKAVYGQTATNRYIGYLPDVPEFYSFMTAREYLGFCGEITGMTKKVYRERSEELLELVGLNGEKHRIKGYSRGMKQRLGIAQALLNRPKLLICDEPTSALDPVGRKEILDLLLAVREQTTVLFSTHILSDVERICTDIALLHEGKVDIQGKLSEIRTQYRRDEYLVETDNEEGMHALQKAFPDIRQTGQNQLVFSEKDYAPGEVFRFVADRAVPVVKIERVEPTLESLFVEVVEK
- a CDS encoding M3 family metallopeptidase — its product is MRFSQWVYERPDYTALKNRLNGLKTRIRDAASYEELREAWLAVKAECEYMEFQEEIAYVRHLCGMDYENSTEEVKIQNMEDPEVYALRDECNLLAKHSCFASRLENEFGSMIFAQIKEKTTVNEADSLKLQTEESRLKTEYRRLMRNSNRDDNELFEVFSRLIEIRRDLAASLGYKDYTELGYRLRNRYDYGRDELSVFRKQVQKTVTPVLDDLKRRGVEKTRFPAAARGSGELIAAISRMFHELSEETGNFVEEMIQKELYDLDSRENKRSILWTCCMFPGKKLPFVIGNYSGDGMETGYAVHEFGHGFAFYTAARTQPLYEYHRSSPAVNEIHSKTMELFMYPYLESFVGDRKKEYIRNHMLQQMENLVYRCAIDEFEHRMYDLPRRTRTVLCELWADISQKYMPWIRFSQDDLSEGKCWPHQTHIVEVPFYYIEYDIAQISTWEFYMGMRNDRTRTLENYMKLCRAGGSKSFRELLAIAGLSDPFAEGTVERICGPVAEELQGIL
- a CDS encoding MerR family transcriptional regulator; its protein translation is MSQYTTGELAKACGVTVRTVQFYDQKGILIPSALTEGGRRLYSEDDLKRMKIICFLRDTGLSLDTIGKLLEEEDPGSVISIFLEQQEQVLREEIGERQEQMNRLEELKKEIKNTATFSIDSIGDIATIMENKKRLSAVHRNMLLTGLPVSILQWAAILLWIFKGIWWLFPVWAIVAIIYGVTISRYYYRSVAYICPQCHEVFKPAFKEMFWARHTPKTRKLTCVKCGHHGYCVETWAGTAK